From the Lathyrus oleraceus cultivar Zhongwan6 chromosome 4, CAAS_Psat_ZW6_1.0, whole genome shotgun sequence genome, one window contains:
- the LOC127074330 gene encoding probable xyloglucan endotransglucosylase/hydrolase protein 6, with protein sequence MVIIFPLRHNGVFFMLLLLWILVSGVFVWGRPATFEQDFHVTWSESHIKQIDQGRTIQLILDQGSGCGFASKVKYMFGRVSMKIKLVPGDSAGTVTAFYMNSDTDSVRDELDFEFLGNRTGQPYTVQTNIYAHGKGDREQRVNLWFDPAADFHTYSILWNHHHIVFYIDEVPIRVYKNNEAKGIPYPKTQAMGVFSTLWEADNWATRGGLEKIDWSKAPFNAYYKDFDIEGCAIPIPGAGSSCASNPRNWWEGVEYAGLNAIEARRYRWVRMNHIIYDYCQDKSRYPITPPECFAGI encoded by the exons ATGGTCATAATTTTCCCTTTAAGACACAATGGTGTCTTTTTTATGTTATTATTATTGTGGATTCTTGTATCTGGTGTTTTTGTTTGGGGAAGACCAGCCACGTTTGAGCAAGACTTTCATGTCACGTGGTCAGAGTCCCATATCAAACAAATTGATCAAGGCAGGACTATCCAACTCATCCTAGACCAAGGCTCTG GTTGCGGATTTGCTTCCAAGGTGAAATACATGTTTGGACGTGTTAGCATGAAGATCAAACTTGTCCCTGGAGATTCTGCTGGCACAGTAACTGCATTTTAT ATGAACTCTGACACTGACTCAGTTCGTGATGAGTTGGATTTTGAGTTCTTGGGGAACCGAACTGGACAACCTTACACGGTCCAAACAAACATATATGCTCATGGAAAAGGTGATAGAGAACAGAGGGTGAACCTTTGGTTTGATCCTGCTGCCGATTTCCATACTTACTCAATCTTGTGGAACCATCACCATATTGT GTTTTACATTGATGAAGTTCCAATAAGAGTGTACAAGAATAATGAAGCAAAGGGGATACCATACCCAAAGACGCAAGCGATGGGAGTATTTTCAACATTATGGGAAGCGGATAATTGGGCAACAAGAGGTGGATTAGAGAAAATAGATTGGAGCAAAGCACCTTTCAATGCATATTACAAGGATTTTGACATTGAAGGATGTGCAATACCAATACCAGGAGCAGGTTCATCATGTGCCAGTAACCCAAGAAACTGGTGGGAAGGGGTTGAATATGCAGGTCTAAATGCAATTGAAGCAAGAAGGTATAGGTGGGTTCGTATGAATCATATAATCTATGATTATTGTCAAGATAAATCAAGGTACCCAATCACCCCACCAGAGTGTTTTGCAGGCATTTAA